One genomic segment of Thunnus albacares chromosome 18, fThuAlb1.1, whole genome shotgun sequence includes these proteins:
- the sec16a gene encoding protein transport protein Sec16A isoform X3, translating to MQPPPRTGTPGASGPPPSGPNMFRRTRPHKHTAAATASMPPATQPMTDPFAFVRAPPPMAAGGPPTIPNSNPPPMQAPPNTMYSQAGSGLPPQPHTLEDVPAAPLGLPQPSLPGVTLFNPHSAGSPGVYPAPSPTGYASSHTEQGYFNSREQMPPMVTEPQPVASPPAPSQTPFNQEFQGQPPPQPVPFQPVPPTTSSSQWAPDHGSRPPSVQNYFQPTSDPPSQPFNIPPQTPVYPSHTPSPHHNTPTPPTQLGHSQIQAPLPLQNPLNAPGSQWPDPNAPQLHNSHFQTQSYFSQSSAPQDSWFNQPPQDSGYHQMGTGLGHPQPQPQPQPQPQPQPQPQPQHDAPGSQHASNTGSGPSPAPAPLPYSQESGTLSMFFKDNDVENEETLAGDRNKAVNGIPESFQHHSNPQAAAPAYTGHADVPLDYQGAPLQDHSHLPYMNDGNHAPQGNSQKPPDAQYDHVENLECVPNLEVLPSETHGSPASTAAHGVDVFETGPNLETPDSIPRPMRSASVSSNYSNMSHGSGTGTGTRRPQGVVGTFIQQESPRLTDDANLSAATGGYFEQIDTSPAGDMGAQQSSLEQMWPHTPSPPKPTGIFQASANSSFEPVRSHGVGVRPAEVDRAKMVVEGGADSAPGNLEQPPDNMENIYGPGHPLPAGAAGGVPHPTHPVVHSHSRPSSRAYGASRPCESPATTLWAQNDPASLSANILLAPAAPTVLAPLREPSADVIQPPEDGPLDLQPSQRIQPTAQQHSENLENPPKVSEAEPADSQGNLGYASLLVSDSLHQPVLIAPPVSNYNVIPPSTLPQAASQSSLRETTPPVRSLTLGQGASPSQPPLVTPNQNPLFAPGPMSFSPSASNQAPLNLTRDNTEVATSEITAPPQSQPVRPPLSRGQSLAGDSHSALQVNPQASLMAATVSNHNQPSNYELLDFSMHQSQTQNQASGHPSSLHESSQSSNGFYLQVTKDAQQGLRVEGNAPVQTPASLSTPQVPPAPSQAAAVTQQPPTEPPKTSDSQAAPQGQNDAPPVPVSGAQPPPGQYPSPAQGPPAAGSVPPSAAAGSRGPVPPGASQPASGEPPRPPSSAGSHQGYGPPPAVPGQMYGGYYGNYGEYPDSRAPYPPGQYPPPPGDPRAQQYYHDGQYRNRGDPWYGRYEGGNPAYRDPNYQYREPQPERPSSRTSQYSDRPSSRQGYPENYHRANRSAYSDYYAEYPKNYNYPGYNYGQYDPRYGAYYDQAYWANYDDRYRGRDYYNQQVYPARKDGYDNRWTYYPGYDASFDEDNRPYVEPYGDEFDRRSIHSEQSAHSVHSSRSHHSRRSSFSSRSQQSQVYRSQPDLVSAVYDTTSSTLAVDYSYGQFPNQTDATQNYSQYMYPSEYPADNTWTAPEQPPPRPATPEKFTIPHRCARFGPGGHLVQVLPNLPSAGQPALVDIHNLETMLQDTPDQAELRGFPGPLVKEETHKVDVIKFSQNKALECSRDNNLLDRDSARLLWDFIMLLCRQNGTVVGTDIADLLLKEHRSVWLPGKSPNEANLIDFNNEPLARAEEEPGAGPLSLLSDTFMTVPENIGKETERFRELLLFGRKKDALEAAMKGGLWGHALLLASKMDNRTHARVMTRFANSLPINDPLQTVYQLMSGRMPASATCCGEEKWGDWRPHLAMVLSNLTHTLDLDTRTITTMGDTLASKGLIDAAHFCYLMAQVDLGVFTKKSTKMVLIGSNHSLPFFKFATNEAIQRTEAYEYAQSLGSQPFTLPNFQVFKLIYACRLAEAGLSAQAFHYCEVISRTVLVQPSYYSPVFISQIIQMSEKLRFFDPQLKEKPEQELFNEPEWLIHLRQLEGQIRTGAITYNADRTTPTQYSCSSPSSDLDQPTPPEPYSMPLELDGPTPDNPLMSSLLPGPPPQGVQLMPPAPTSILQEGMAPDMPQFYPVPPSGPPGQIPISGYPPQDPGFAPPPFQPQHEQPDMYPGAHQQTCPPPPQVGQMSPHMPPQVQHSPVQMNHPPPQMPQHMPPSPGHMPHLEQPPYAPPEMQMTQQMPPSPHRSSLTPQKDFYDHMAQMGPGRRSRSTSQSSMHMASGRRSRTTSESSTHSGGRERSNSAVKQASPPPPSIPEQPSKEEAKKAKKDSPKKSGGGGVGWLSWLYRKGKNEAHLPDDKNKSIVWDEQKQKWVDLNEPEEESKPPPPPPSGFPKMAPMPGPGGPAAPPGGGPPVNMFSRKAGARSRYVDVLNPSRTAKPGGLAPAPPPADIFAPLAPMPMPANLFVPSSAPDDQQPLEGSEGGNQEQNSPNTSAAPQMFNPTLLPPAPEGPPMPDGLQSGESHPAQGPAPTGGVTFYNPAQFAQTSAPSGGGLRSGRLGGQRQYPVLK from the exons ATGCAGCCCCCTCCTCGGACTGGAACTCCTGGAGCCTCTGGCCCTCCTCCCTCTGGGCCTAATATGTTCCGCAGGACCAGGCCTCACAAGCAtacagcagcagccacagcCTCAATGCCACCTGCTACCCAACCCATGACAGACCCTTTTGCTTTTGTCAGAGCTCCTCCCCCTATGGCTGCAGGTGGACCCCCAACAATACCCAACAGCAACCCTCCACCAATGCAAGCCCCACCGAACACCATGTACTCTCAGGCTGGCTCAGGTCTGCCtccacaaccacacacactgGAGGATGTCCCTGCTGCTCCACTTGGTCTCCCACAACCCTCTCTGCCAGGGGTGACCTTGTTCAACCCTCACAGTGCAGGATCACCTGGTGTCTACCCAGCACCAAGTCCCACAGGATACGCATCCTCACATACTGAGCAGGGCTATTTTAATTCAAGAGAACAGATGCCACCCATGGTCACCGAGCCGCAACCCGTGGCTTCACCCCCAGCTCCTAGTCAGACACCTTTTAACCAGGAATTTCAAGGACAgcctcctcctcagcctgtGCCCTTCCAGCCAGTGCCTCCCACCACCTCCTCTTCTCAATGGGCCCCTGATCACGGAAGTCGGCCTCCTTCAGTTCAAAACTATTTCCAGCCCACTAGTGATCCTCCATCACAGCCTTTTAATATACCACCGCAGACCCCGGTGTACCCCTCTCACACCCCATCACCCCATCACAACACCCCTACCCCCCCGACACAACTTGGACATTCCCAGATCCaggctcctcttcctctccagaACCCTTTAAATGCCCCTGGCTCTCAATGGCCTGACCCAAATGCACCTCAGCTGCATAACTCTCACTTCCAAACTCAGAGCTACTTCAGTCAGAGCTCTGCACCCCAGGACTCATGGTTCAACCAACCTCCACAGGACTCGGGTTACCACCAAATGGGAACTGGCCTGGGCCATCCTcagccccagccccagccccagccccagccccagcctcagccccagccccagccccagcATGACGCTCCTGGATCTCAACATGCATCCAACACCGGGTCTGGGCCTAGTCCTGCCCCTGCCCCACTACCATACTCTCAGGAGTCTGGTACACTCTCAATGTTCTTCAAAGACAATGATGTTGAAAACGAGGAAACACTGGCTGGAGACAGAAATAAGGCAGTGAATGGTATCCCTGAATCCTTTCAGCATCACAGTAACCCACAAGCTGCTGCACCAGCCTACACTGGCCATGCAGATGTTCCTTTGGATTACCAAGGAGCTCCTCTGCAAGATCATTCACACCTACCATACATGAATGATGGTAATCATGCACCACAAGGAAATAGCCAGAAGCCCCCTGATGCCCAGTACGACCATGTGGAGAATTTGGAGTGTGTCCCAAACCTGGAAGTATTACCCAGTGAAACCCATGGCAGCCCTGCTTCTACTGCAGCCCATGGAGTAGACGTGTTTGAAACCGGCCCTAACCTGGAGACTCCAGATTCTATTCCACGACCAATGAGATCTGCCAGTGTGTCATCCAACTATAGCAACATGAGCCATGGGAGTGGAACTGGAACTGGCACTCGTCGACCCCAGGGAGTAGTAGGTACCTTTATTCAGCAGGAAAGCCCTCGTCTCACTGATGACGCTAACCTGTCTGCTGCCACTGGAGGCTATTTTGAGCAGATTGACACTTCTCCAGCTGGAGATATGGGTGCACAGCAGAGCTCTCTGGAGCAGATGTGGCCTCATACACCTAGCCCCCCTAAACCAACTGGTATCTTTCAGGCCAGTGCTAATAGCTCTTTTGAACCTGTGCGCTCACATGGGGTTGGGGTGCGTCCTGCTGAAGTTGATAGGGCCAAAATGGTAGTGGAAGGTGGTGCAGATTCTGCACCCGGCAACCTGGAGCAGCCACCAGATAATATGGAAAATATCTATGGGCCAGGGCACCCCTTGCCTGCTGGGGCTGCAGGTGGTGTACCTCATCCGACACATCCAGTGGTTCATTCTCACTCCCGACCTTCATCCCGTGCTTATGGGGCCAGTCGGCCCTGTGAGAGCCCTGCCACGACTCTGTGGGCTCAGAATGATCCTGCTAGCTTGAGTGCTAACATCCTCCTAGCTCCAGCTGCTCCAACAGTTCTTGCCCCTTTACGAGAGCCCAGTGCTGATGTCATCCAACCTCCAGAGGATGGTCCATTGGACCTCCAGCCTTCACAGAGAATCCAGCCAACTGCACAGCAACATTCAGAGAACCTAGAGAACCCACCAAAGGTGAGTGAGGCTGAGCCAGCTGACTCCCAAGGCAACCTGGGCTATGCGTCTCTTCTTGTGTCTGACTCGCTCCATCAGCCTGTTTTGATTGCCCCGCCGGTGTCCAATTACAATGTGATTCCCCCCAGTACCCTTCCTCAAGCAGCCAGTCAAAGTAGCCTTAGGGAAACTACCCCACCTGTGAGATCACTCACACTGGGGCAAGGTGCCAGTCCCTCTCAACCACCTTTAGTAACCCCTAATCAAAATCCACTGTTTGCTCCTGGACCAATGAGCTTCAGTCCTTCAGCCTCTAACCAGGCGCCACTCAATCTTACTCGAGACAACACAGAAGTGGCAACGTCAGAAATCACAGCTCCGCCGCAATCTCAGCCAGTCCGCCCTCCTCTTTCAAGGGGCCAATCATTGGCTGGAGACAGCCACTCTGCTCTCCAAGTTAATCCGCAAGCTTCTCTCATGGCTGCTACTGTCTCTAATCATAATCAACCATCGAATTATGAACTGCTTGATTTTTCTATGCACCAATCACAAACTCAAAACCAAGCATCTGGTCATCCATCCTCTTTACATGAGTCTTCACAATCTAGTAATGGATTTTACTTACAGGTCACCAAAGATGCTCAGCAGGGGTTAAGAGTGGAAGGGAATGCCCCTGTCCAGACCCCAGCCTCTTTATCTACCCCACAGGTACCGCCAGCACCCTCCCAAGCAGCTGCAGTTACACAGCAGCCACCAACTGAACCTCCTAAGACATCAGACTCTCAGGCTGCACCGCAGGGACAAAATGATGCTCCTCCTGTTCCAGTGAGTGGAGCACAACCTCCCCCTGGCCAGTATCCATCTCCAGCACAGGGTCCGCCTGCTGCAGGGAGCGTTCCTCCTTCTGCCGCTGCAGGGTCTCGGGGGCCAGTTCCTCCAGGGGCCTCACAGCCAGCTTCTGGAGAGCCACCTCGACCACCCTCCTCTGCGGGCAGCCATCAGGGCTATGGGCCCCCTCCTGCAGTGCCAGGGCAGATGTATGGAGGCTATTATGGTAACTATGGAGAATACCCAGATAGCAGAGCACCTTATCCTCCTGGCCAGTATCCACCTCCACCTGGGGATCCTAGAGCACAGCAATATTATCAC GATGGTCAGTACAGGAACAGAGGAGATCCTTGGTATGGCAGATATGAAGGGGGGAACCCAGCCTACCGTGATCCAAACTACCAGTACAGAGAGCCTCAACCAGAACGACCCAGCTCCAGGACCAGTCAGTATTCTGACAGGCCTTCATCCAG GCAAGGCTATCCTGAGAATTACCACAGAGCAAACCGAAGTGCCTATAGTGATTATTATGCAGAATACCCCAAGAACTATAATTATCCAG GATACAACTATGGACAGTATGACCCTCGATACGGAGCATACTATGATCAGGCCTACTGGGCTAATTACGATGACAGATACAGAGGCAGAGACTACTATAATCAACAAGTGTATCCTGCCAG GAAAGATGGCTATGACAACCGGTGGACGTACTATCCTGGTTATGATGCCAGTTTTGATGAAGATAACCGTCCATATGTAGAACCGTACGGAGATGAGTTTGACCGACGCAGCATCCACAGCGAGCAGTCGGCGCACAGCGTGCACAGCTCCCGTAGCCACCACAGCAGACGAAGCAGCTTCAGCTCAAGGTCACAACAG AGTCAGGTGTACAGGAGCCAGCCTGACTTAGTGTCAGCAGTCTACGACACCACATCATCCACTTTGGCTGTGGACTACTCCTATGGACAATTCCCGAATCAGACTGACGCTACTCAGAACTACAGTCAGTACATGTATCCCTCTGAGTACCCTGCAGACAACACCTGGACCGCCCCTGAGCAAC CCCCCCCTCGTCCTGCAACCCCAGAGAAGTTCACCATACCCCATCGTTGTGCCCGCTTTGGACCTGGTGGTCATCTGGTCCAAGTTCTGCCCAATCTCCCCTCAGCTGGGCAGCCTGCTCTTGTTGATATTCACAACTTGGag ACTATGCTGCAGGATACCCCGGATCAGGCAGAACTGCGAGGCTTCCCTGGACCTCTTGTTAA AGAGGAGACCCATAAGGTGGACGTGATAAAGTTCTCCCAGAACAAAGCACTGGAATGTTCCCGTGACAACAACCTCTTGGACAGAGACTCTGCCCGCCTACTTTGGGACTTCATTATGCTGCTCTGTAGACAGAACGGG ACTGTGGTTGGCACGGACATCGCTGACCTCCTGCTGAAGGAGCATCGATCTGTCTGGCTGCCGGGCAAGAGCCCTAATGAAGCCAACTTGATTGATTTCAACAATGAACCGCTGGCACGAGCTGAGGAGGAGCCGGGAGCCGGACCACTGTCCCTCCTATCTGACACCTTCATGACCGTACCGGAGAACATCGGCAAGGAAACGGAACGCTTCagggagctgctgctgtttggccGCAAGAAG GATGCACTAGAAGCAGCCATGAAGGGAGGTCTCTGGGGTCACGCTCTGCTGTTGGCCAGTAAGATGGACAACAGGACACATGCACGCGTCATGACAAG gTTTGCCAACAGTTTGCCTATCAATGACCCTCTTCAGACAGTGTACCAGCTGATGTCAGGGAGGATGCCTGCATCAGCCACT TGCTGTGGAGAAGAGAAATGGGGTGACTGGCGCCCTCACCTGGCCATGGTGCTGTCGAACCTCACGCACACCCTGGATCTGGATACGCGCACAATCACCACCATGGGTGACACTCTCG CTTCCAAGGGGCTGATTGATGCTGCACACTTCTGCTACTTGATGGCTCAAGTTGATCTGGGAGTTTTCACAAAGAAGAGCACCAAGATGGTTCTGATTGGCTCCAACCACAG TTTGCCCTTTTTCAAATTTGCAACCAATGAAGCAATCCAGAGGACTGAGGCCTATGAGTATGCTCAGTCTCTGGGTTCCCAGCCCTTCACACTGCCTAATTTCCAG GTGTTCAAGTTGATCTATGCATGCCGCTTGGCCGAAGCGGGCCTGAGTGCTCAGGCCTTCCACTACTGTGAAGTTATCTCTAGGACTGTCCTCGTGCAGCCGTCCTACTACTCTCCTGTTTTTATTAGCCAAATCATACAG ATGTCTGAAAAGCTGCGGTTCTTCGACCCACAACTGAAGGAAAAGCCAGAGCAGGAGTTGTTCAATGAGCCTGAATGGCTGATCCACCTCCGACAGCTGGAAGGACAGATCAGG ACGGGGGCGATTACTTACAATGCAGACAGAACAACTCCTACACAGTACAGCTGCAGCAGCCCCAGCTCTGACTTGGACCAGCCCACTCCACCTGAACCTTACAGCATGCCGCTGGAGTTGGATGGCCCCACCCCTGACAACCCACTAATGAGTTCATTACTACCAGGGCCTCCACCACAAGGAGTACAGCTGATGCCTCCAG CTCCCACCTCCATCCTCCAAGAAGGGATGGCCCCAGATATGCCCCAGTTCTACCCAGTACCCCCCAGTGGACCACCAGGCCAGATCCCAATCTCAGGCTACCCTCCGCAGGATCCCGGCTTTGCCCCGCCTCCCTTCCAGCCTCAACACGAGCAGCCTGACATGTACCCAGGAGCTCATCAGCAGACGTGTCCCCCACCTCCTCAAGTGGGCCAAATGTCACCACATATGCCCCCACAGGTGCAGCATTCACCTGTACAGATGAACCACCCGCCACCCCAGATGCCTCAACACATGCCTCCTTCTCCTGGGCATATGCCGCATTTAGAGCAGCCGCCCTATGCGCCACCGGAGATGCAGATGACACAACAAATGCCACCCTCTCCACACAGAAGCTCCCTCACACCTCAGAAGGACTTTTATGACCACATGGCTCAAATG GGTCCTGGAAGGCGATCAAGGTCTACTTCACAGTCTTCAATGCATATG GCTTCAGGACGCCGCTCTCGCACCACCTCTGAGTCCTCCACTCACTCTGGGGGAAGAGAGCGGAGCAATTCAGCTGTCAAGCAGGcctctccacctccaccttCTATTCCTGAGCAGCCCAGCAAAGAAGAGGCCAAGAAGGCCAAGAAAGACTCCCCGAAAAAG AGCGGCGGCGGTGGTGTTGGCTGGCTGAGCTGGCTTTATAGGAAGGGGAAGAATGAAGCTCACCTGCcagatgacaaaaacaaatct aTTGTGTGGGATGAGCAGAAGCAGAAATGGGTCGACTTGAACGAGCCCGAGGAGGAG AGTAaaccccctcctccacctccctctgGGTTCCCCAAAATGGCTCCAATGCCTGGGCCTGGAGGGCCCGCTGCACCCCCGGGTGGTGGTCCTCCTGTCAACATGTTCTCCAGGAAGGCTG GCGCAAGGAGTAGATATGTGGATGTTCTGAACCCCAGTAGAACGGCTAAACCAGGTGGATTAGCTCCTGCCCCTCCTCCTGCAGACATCTTTGCTCCTCTGGCACCGATGCCCATGCCCGCTAACCTATTTGTGCCTAGTTCAG CTCCTGACGATCAACAACCTCTGGAGGGCAGTGAGGGAGGCAATCAGGAGCAGAATTCACCAAACACCAGCGCTGCTCCACAG ATGTTCAACCCCACGTTGTTACCACCTGCCCCAGAGGGTCCTCCCATGCCTGATGGGTTACAGTCCGGGGAG AGTCATCCTGCCCAGGGACCCGCACCCACTGGAGGCGTCACCTTTTATAACCCTGCACAGTTTGCACAG ACAAGTGCACCATCAGGAGGAGGACTCCGCTCTGGCCGTCTGGGCGGTCAGCGCCAGTACCCAGTGTTGAAGTAA